Proteins encoded in a region of the Paenibacillus sp. E222 genome:
- a CDS encoding sulfate/molybdate ABC transporter ATP-binding protein has product MHVEVRDLNKHFGDFHAVKDVSFDIAKGHLIGLLGPSGGGKTSILRMLAGLENPGSGEIRFHGKVVNHLPPQERGIGFVFQNYALFKHMTVFDNIAFGLKVKKTPKAQIRDRVMELVELTGLKGFEQRYPHQLSGGQRQRVAFARALAPEPQLLLLDEPFAAIDAKIRQELRSWLRELIERVGITSIFVTHDQDEAIEVADEIMIISQGRLEQKGTPWDIYKNPETPFVATFIGESTVVEDASQLKGFEHAVEGERTRALIRPEYIEIGLKNEFSMLSATEKGTVKHLHFRGSEWMVEVEVEGHKLITYRSLEKTTLQVGQQIRVLVHRAYLFNDTHSWVVENRLKEDPMPVII; this is encoded by the coding sequence ATGCATGTGGAAGTCCGTGATCTGAACAAACATTTCGGTGATTTTCATGCGGTAAAAGATGTCTCGTTCGATATTGCCAAAGGCCATCTAATCGGTTTGCTGGGACCCAGCGGAGGTGGGAAAACATCCATTCTGCGTATGCTGGCGGGTCTGGAGAATCCAGGTTCCGGGGAAATTCGTTTTCACGGAAAGGTCGTAAACCATCTGCCTCCGCAGGAGCGGGGAATCGGATTTGTATTTCAGAACTATGCTTTGTTCAAACATATGACGGTATTTGATAATATCGCCTTTGGACTCAAGGTCAAAAAGACCCCCAAAGCACAGATCCGTGATCGGGTCATGGAGCTGGTGGAATTGACAGGGCTGAAAGGTTTCGAACAGCGTTATCCACATCAGTTGTCTGGTGGACAGCGGCAGCGTGTCGCTTTTGCCAGAGCATTGGCCCCTGAGCCCCAGTTGCTGCTGCTGGATGAACCGTTTGCCGCCATTGATGCCAAGATCCGTCAGGAATTGCGTTCGTGGCTGAGAGAACTGATTGAGCGGGTGGGTATCACTTCGATTTTTGTAACCCATGACCAGGATGAAGCGATTGAAGTTGCCGACGAAATTATGATTATCAGCCAAGGGCGGTTGGAGCAGAAGGGCACGCCATGGGATATTTACAAAAATCCAGAGACACCTTTTGTTGCTACATTTATCGGGGAATCCACCGTTGTGGAGGATGCTTCACAGCTCAAGGGTTTCGAACATGCGGTGGAAGGGGAGCGCACCCGTGCGTTGATCCGCCCTGAGTATATCGAGATCGGTTTGAAGAACGAGTTTAGCATGTTGTCTGCTACTGAAAAGGGTACCGTCAAACACCTTCATTTCCGCGGAAGTGAATGGATGGTGGAAGTGGAAGTTGAAGGCCATAAACTCATTACGTATCGTTCCCTGGAGAAAACAACGCTGCAAGTCGGCCAACAGATTCGGGTGCTTGTGCATCGGGCATATCTGTTCAATGATACCCATAGCTGGGTTGTTGAGAACCGATTGAAGGAAGATCCAATGCCGGTCATCATCTAA
- a CDS encoding sulfate ABC transporter permease subunit: protein MRRLLIGLTFAVFIVLLIIPLGRIVIGAFEDGAGGFLDGLLRPEALHALMMTGLVVLVVTLLNTLFGVMMAIYLVRAGWLSDRVKGLLNSIVDLPYAVSPVIGGLMIVLLLGPNSIMGAFFEGIGFNVVYAFPGMVIATLFVTFPLMVREVMPVLQELGSQQEEAASTLGAYGWRTFWSVTWPSIRWAVVYGLVLTVARSLGEFGAVLVVSGNIMNKTQTATTLVYQDVENFNVAAANGVALVLVTFSVGLLLMMEWAKKRKEVH, encoded by the coding sequence ATGAGGCGACTATTAATCGGACTGACGTTTGCGGTGTTTATTGTACTGCTGATCATCCCGCTTGGACGTATTGTTATTGGTGCATTTGAAGACGGGGCAGGAGGATTCCTGGATGGGTTGTTGCGCCCTGAGGCGCTTCATGCCTTGATGATGACAGGACTTGTTGTACTTGTTGTCACGCTGTTAAATACATTGTTTGGCGTTATGATGGCCATCTATCTGGTTCGCGCCGGATGGCTGAGTGACCGGGTGAAAGGGCTGCTGAACAGCATTGTGGATCTGCCCTATGCCGTATCACCCGTCATTGGCGGATTGATGATTGTACTACTGCTGGGTCCCAACAGCATTATGGGCGCTTTTTTTGAAGGAATTGGATTCAATGTGGTCTATGCCTTCCCGGGCATGGTCATTGCAACGTTGTTTGTCACGTTTCCACTGATGGTCCGAGAGGTCATGCCTGTCTTGCAGGAGCTTGGATCTCAGCAGGAAGAGGCTGCGTCAACGCTGGGTGCATACGGCTGGAGAACGTTCTGGAGTGTAACCTGGCCTTCCATCCGCTGGGCGGTTGTGTACGGTCTTGTGTTGACGGTGGCCCGTTCGCTTGGGGAATTCGGTGCAGTGCTGGTTGTATCCGGTAACATTATGAACAAAACGCAGACGGCCACAACGCTTGTATATCAGGATGTAGAGAATTTTAACGTAGCTGCCGCAAATGGTGTGGCACTGGTACTGGTTACCTTTTCTGTCGGGCTGCTGCTTATGATGGAATGGGCCAAGAAGCGAAAGGAAGTGCATTGA
- the cysT gene encoding sulfate ABC transporter permease subunit CysT, giving the protein MNTVLRHKGWTWGFRSTVLLYFIVLIVLPIIGVYVNSFSEGWSNFIQSIMDPIAWKAVLLTIRLAVIATVINVILGTMIAWVLTRYRFFGRSFLNSLVDLPFALPTAVGGLMIMLLLGPISAIGKLAESMGFEIVFHQPAIVIAMTFVTFPFVIRAVQPLLEEIDPSEEEASYTMGASKARTFRQVILPSMAPGMISGGMLAFSRALAEFGAVVLVAGNIPGRTLTASVFIYGEIESDNPTGAAAVSVLLLTLSFLILWLINLVQMRGRRR; this is encoded by the coding sequence ATGAATACCGTTCTTCGTCACAAGGGATGGACTTGGGGATTCCGCAGTACCGTATTGCTATATTTTATCGTACTCATTGTACTTCCAATCATCGGTGTGTACGTCAATTCCTTCTCTGAAGGATGGAGCAACTTTATCCAAAGCATTATGGACCCAATCGCATGGAAAGCTGTGCTGTTAACGATCCGGCTGGCTGTTATAGCTACGGTGATTAATGTCATTCTGGGAACCATGATTGCCTGGGTGCTGACACGTTATCGCTTTTTTGGGAGGTCATTCCTTAACAGTCTTGTAGATCTTCCTTTTGCATTGCCAACAGCCGTTGGTGGCCTGATGATTATGCTGCTCCTGGGTCCGATCAGTGCCATTGGCAAACTGGCGGAATCCATGGGGTTTGAAATTGTGTTTCACCAGCCTGCGATTGTGATCGCGATGACCTTTGTAACGTTTCCATTTGTCATTCGTGCAGTGCAGCCTTTGCTCGAGGAGATCGATCCTTCGGAGGAAGAGGCATCCTACACGATGGGAGCATCGAAGGCGCGCACATTCAGGCAGGTCATTCTTCCGTCCATGGCTCCGGGCATGATTAGTGGGGGAATGCTCGCATTCTCCAGAGCACTGGCCGAATTCGGGGCTGTTGTACTGGTGGCAGGCAATATTCCGGGAAGAACACTGACGGCTTCCGTATTTATTTACGGAGAGATCGAAAGTGACAATCCAACCGGTGCCGCGGCCGTTTCCGTACTGCTCTTAACGCTCTCCTTCCTGATCCTCTGGCTCATTAATCTGGTACAGATGCGGGGGAGAAGACGATGA
- a CDS encoding secondary thiamine-phosphate synthase enzyme YjbQ, producing MLYTKNLSTSRRDEMKDITREVEQVVRDSGVQNGTVLIYCPHTTAGIAINENADPDVKHDVLLRLNEVYPWEHPEYRHAEGNTASHLKSITTGPSQTVIIHEGRLLLGRWQGIYFCEFDGPRQREYFLKIMEG from the coding sequence ATGTTATATACGAAGAATTTATCGACATCCCGACGGGATGAGATGAAGGATATTACGCGGGAGGTGGAGCAGGTTGTCCGTGACAGCGGTGTGCAGAATGGAACGGTATTGATATATTGTCCACATACGACAGCAGGCATTGCAATTAATGAAAATGCAGACCCGGATGTCAAACATGACGTGCTGCTTCGTCTGAACGAAGTGTATCCTTGGGAACATCCCGAATATCGGCATGCTGAGGGAAATACGGCTTCTCACTTAAAATCGATCACAACCGGACCATCACAAACGGTGATTATACATGAGGGCAGATTACTGCTTGGCAGATGGCAGGGCATCTACTTTTGCGAATTTGATGGTCCCCGTCAACGGGAATATTTCCTTAAAATCATGGAAGGTTAG
- a CDS encoding TetR/AcrR family transcriptional regulator — protein sequence MARRAVEQELSRERILEAARHLFITKGYRAISMRSIGQHLGYSHGSLYYHFKEKAELFYAIVVEDFNHLGHLLLQAMVRPVMGGVSKVEHIMMEFIRFGLENPYQYEIMFMIRDEELLSYCRTEQGRCFELFASIIRQYMNEEGCTEEDIQCVPRTLFLSMHGFISYYIQDRLTFAEIESAALSHVKVLCRNLQHQPGVQ from the coding sequence ATGGCTAGAAGAGCAGTCGAACAGGAGTTGTCGAGGGAGCGGATACTGGAGGCGGCGAGGCATCTTTTTATTACCAAAGGATACCGTGCCATTTCGATGCGAAGCATCGGCCAGCATCTGGGCTATAGTCATGGGTCGCTGTATTACCATTTTAAGGAAAAGGCTGAGCTGTTTTATGCCATCGTGGTTGAGGATTTCAATCATCTGGGGCATTTGCTGCTGCAAGCCATGGTCAGGCCAGTCATGGGCGGCGTGAGCAAGGTGGAACATATCATGATGGAGTTTATTCGTTTTGGTTTGGAGAATCCGTATCAGTACGAGATCATGTTCATGATTCGGGATGAGGAATTGCTATCGTATTGTCGTACGGAGCAAGGAAGATGCTTTGAATTGTTCGCCTCCATTATTCGGCAATACATGAATGAAGAGGGCTGTACAGAAGAGGATATTCAATGTGTACCACGTACGCTGTTTTTATCCATGCACGGATTCATATCGTATTATATTCAGGACCGTTTAACCTTTGCAGAGATTGAATCGGCTGCGTTATCTCATGTCAAAGTACTCTGCCGTAATCTCCAACACCAGCCTGGCGTCCAATAA
- a CDS encoding YigZ family protein, with product MIERYRTVRGPGNLEIVIKKSRFIGHIMPVTTEEEANAFIDEIKKKHWNATHNCSAYMIGERDEIQKQSDDGEPSGTAGKPILEVIKNQQLKNVAIVVTRYFGGIMLGAGGLIRAYTDGAVAAIEAGEAITKVLHREVFVELDYTWLGKVENELRSREVRTGETGFTDKVTLTCLPPDSETEAFVAWITDLTQGQSRITEGQRLYFIEGE from the coding sequence ATGATTGAACGTTATCGCACGGTTCGAGGACCGGGCAATCTGGAAATTGTAATCAAAAAGTCGCGGTTTATCGGTCATATTATGCCGGTCACGACAGAAGAAGAAGCCAATGCTTTTATTGATGAAATCAAGAAAAAACATTGGAATGCTACTCATAACTGCTCCGCATACATGATTGGTGAGCGGGATGAGATCCAGAAGCAATCCGATGATGGCGAACCAAGCGGAACCGCTGGAAAACCGATTCTTGAAGTCATCAAAAATCAGCAATTGAAAAATGTGGCTATTGTTGTTACACGTTACTTTGGGGGAATTATGCTTGGAGCAGGTGGGTTAATTCGCGCTTATACGGATGGAGCAGTTGCAGCCATAGAAGCCGGGGAAGCGATTACCAAAGTGCTCCATCGTGAAGTGTTTGTTGAACTGGATTATACATGGCTGGGCAAAGTAGAAAATGAATTAAGGAGCCGGGAAGTCCGTACAGGTGAAACTGGGTTCACCGATAAGGTTACGTTGACTTGTCTTCCGCCGGATAGTGAAACTGAGGCATTTGTGGCCTGGATCACAGATTTGACGCAAGGGCAATCCCGGATCACGGAGGGACAGCGGCTTTATTTTATTGAAGGGGAATAA
- a CDS encoding glucose-6-phosphate isomerase: MAKKVKFDYSTALQFVNQHEVDYFAEPIRLAHEQLHNGTGTGSDYLGWIDLPTAYDKEEFSRIQKAAAKIQSDSEVLIVIGIGGSYLGARAAIEMLTHSFYNNLPKDKRKTPEIYFAGNNISSTYVTHLLDLVEGKDFSVNVISKSGTTTEPAIAFRIFRAALEKKYGKEEARKRIYATTDKERGALKKLANEEGYESFIIPDDVGGRYSVLTAVGLLPIAAAGISIEEMMQGAADASKEYSNPNVAENEAYQYAAVRNALYRKGKGTEILVNYEPSLHFVSEWWKQLYGESEGKDYKGIYPASVDFSTDLHSMGQFIQEGSRNIFETVIQVAEVSEHISIEADPDDLDGLNFLEGKTMDFVNKKAFQGTLLAHTDGQVPNLIVNIPDMSPYSFGYLVYFFEKACGISGYLLGVNPFDQPGVEAYKKNMFALLGKPGFEEEKAALEARLSE; encoded by the coding sequence ATGGCAAAAAAAGTGAAGTTTGACTACAGCACTGCCCTGCAATTTGTCAATCAACATGAAGTGGACTATTTCGCTGAACCGATTCGTTTGGCTCACGAGCAGCTCCACAACGGAACGGGAACCGGATCGGATTATCTGGGCTGGATCGACCTGCCTACCGCTTATGACAAAGAAGAGTTCTCCCGTATTCAAAAAGCGGCTGCTAAAATCCAAAGTGATTCTGAAGTACTGATCGTTATTGGTATCGGTGGATCATACCTTGGTGCACGTGCAGCGATCGAGATGCTTACGCACTCTTTCTACAACAATCTGCCTAAAGACAAACGCAAAACGCCTGAAATCTACTTTGCAGGAAACAACATCAGCTCCACGTATGTAACTCATTTGCTGGATCTGGTTGAAGGCAAAGACTTCTCCGTTAACGTTATTTCCAAATCGGGTACAACAACGGAGCCAGCGATTGCTTTCCGTATCTTCCGTGCAGCACTGGAGAAAAAATACGGTAAAGAAGAAGCTCGCAAACGGATCTATGCAACAACAGATAAAGAGCGCGGCGCACTGAAAAAACTGGCGAATGAAGAAGGCTATGAATCCTTCATTATCCCGGATGATGTAGGTGGACGTTACTCCGTTCTGACGGCTGTAGGTTTGCTGCCAATCGCAGCAGCTGGTATCAGCATCGAAGAAATGATGCAAGGTGCGGCTGACGCTTCCAAAGAATACAGCAACCCGAACGTAGCTGAGAACGAAGCATATCAATATGCAGCTGTTCGTAACGCACTGTATCGCAAAGGTAAAGGCACAGAAATTCTCGTAAACTACGAGCCTTCCCTGCACTTTGTATCCGAATGGTGGAAACAGCTTTACGGAGAGAGTGAAGGTAAAGACTACAAAGGGATTTATCCTGCTTCCGTTGATTTCTCGACTGACTTGCACTCCATGGGTCAATTCATTCAAGAGGGTAGCCGGAACATCTTTGAAACGGTGATTCAGGTTGCTGAAGTATCGGAGCATATTTCGATCGAAGCGGATCCGGATGATCTGGATGGTCTGAATTTCCTTGAAGGTAAAACGATGGACTTCGTTAACAAAAAAGCGTTCCAAGGAACACTGCTTGCACACACAGATGGTCAAGTACCGAACTTGATTGTGAACATTCCAGATATGTCTCCATATTCTTTCGGATATCTGGTATACTTCTTTGAAAAAGCATGCGGCATTAGTGGTTACCTGCTGGGAGTCAATCCATTTGACCAACCAGGCGTGGAAGCTTACAAGAAAAATATGTTCGCTTTGCTGGGCAAACCAGGCTTTGAAGAAGAGAAAGCAGCGCTTGAAGCGAGACTTTCCGAATAA
- a CDS encoding pyrimidine/purine nucleoside phosphorylase — protein MSQFDQVSVVKEANIYYEGQVTSRTVILGDGSKVTLGIMLPGSYEFGTDSREIMEILSGDLRVLLPGEEDWQEIQGQATFHVPAESKFKLEIRSVTDYCCSYPAE, from the coding sequence ATGTCACAGTTTGATCAAGTCAGTGTAGTGAAAGAGGCCAACATTTATTATGAGGGCCAGGTAACCAGCAGAACAGTTATTTTGGGGGATGGCAGCAAGGTGACTCTGGGCATTATGCTTCCAGGCAGTTATGAGTTCGGTACAGATTCCCGTGAAATTATGGAGATTCTGTCCGGCGATCTGAGAGTATTGCTTCCCGGAGAAGAAGATTGGCAAGAGATTCAAGGTCAAGCTACGTTCCACGTACCTGCCGAATCCAAATTTAAACTGGAGATACGCAGCGTTACCGACTACTGCTGTTCGTACCCGGCGGAATAA
- the tkt gene encoding transketolase, whose product MTDKNEAIQKEENNTIDNLSITTVRTLAIDAIEKANSGHPGMPMGSAPMGYQLFAKTMTHNPDHPTWVNRDRFVLSAGHGSMLLYSLLHLSGYDLPMEELKQFRQWGSKTPGHPEFGHTAGVDATTGPLGQGIAMAVGMAMAEAQLGATYNKDKFNVIDHYTYAICGDGDLMEGVSHESASLAGRLHLGKLIMLFDSNDITLDGKLNLSSSESIAKRFEAYGWQVLRVEDGNDLPAIQKAIEEGQADTLRPTLIEVKTVIGYGSPNKQGKGGHGGTHGSPLGADEAKLTKEFYKWVYEEDFHVPTEVREHFAQVKDRGISANKAWDEKFAEYKKAFPELAAQFETAINGDLPEGWDRDLPKYAATDKAVSTRVASGNALNGLAHNVPQLTGGSADLESSTMTHLNNLENFTPEDYSGRNIYFGIREFGMAGAMNGMALHSGVKVFGGTFFVFTDYLRPAVRLAALMGLPVTYVLTHDSIAVGEDGPTHEPIEQLASLRIIPNLTVIRPADGNETSAAWAYALENKSNPVALVLTRQNLPILEGTVEGSRENVKRGAYVVSDAKDGKAVAQIIATGSEVQLAVKAQAALAEQGIQVRVISMPSWDLFEKQDKAYKESVLLPDVKARLAIEMAHPMGWEKYVGDQGDILGINTFGASAPGDRVIQEYGFTVENVVSRVKALL is encoded by the coding sequence ATGACTGACAAGAACGAAGCGATTCAAAAGGAAGAGAACAACACCATCGACAATCTGTCAATCACTACCGTACGTACACTGGCGATTGATGCAATCGAGAAGGCAAATTCCGGACACCCGGGAATGCCTATGGGCTCCGCTCCAATGGGGTACCAACTTTTTGCAAAAACGATGACACATAACCCGGACCACCCAACTTGGGTTAACCGGGACCGTTTTGTCCTGTCCGCAGGACATGGCTCCATGTTGCTGTACAGCTTGCTTCACCTGAGCGGGTATGACCTGCCTATGGAAGAATTGAAACAGTTCCGCCAATGGGGAAGCAAAACGCCGGGTCACCCGGAATTCGGACATACTGCAGGCGTTGACGCAACAACTGGACCACTGGGCCAAGGTATTGCAATGGCTGTAGGTATGGCTATGGCTGAAGCTCAACTGGGCGCAACATACAATAAAGACAAATTCAACGTAATCGACCACTACACTTACGCAATCTGTGGTGACGGTGACTTGATGGAAGGCGTATCCCATGAATCAGCTTCCCTGGCTGGACGTTTGCACCTGGGTAAATTGATCATGTTGTTCGACTCCAATGACATCACGTTGGATGGTAAATTGAATCTGTCTTCTTCCGAAAGCATTGCGAAGCGTTTTGAAGCTTACGGCTGGCAAGTACTGCGCGTTGAAGATGGTAACGATCTGCCTGCAATCCAAAAAGCAATCGAGGAAGGTCAAGCAGATACGCTTCGTCCTACACTGATTGAAGTTAAAACTGTAATTGGTTACGGTAGCCCGAACAAACAAGGTAAAGGCGGCCACGGCGGTACTCACGGATCTCCACTGGGTGCAGACGAAGCCAAATTGACCAAAGAGTTTTACAAATGGGTTTACGAGGAAGATTTCCACGTTCCAACTGAAGTTCGCGAACACTTTGCACAAGTGAAAGATCGTGGTATCTCTGCAAACAAAGCATGGGACGAGAAATTTGCCGAGTACAAAAAAGCATTCCCTGAGCTGGCAGCTCAATTCGAAACGGCAATCAATGGCGACCTTCCAGAAGGTTGGGATCGTGATCTGCCTAAATATGCAGCAACAGACAAAGCTGTATCCACTCGTGTAGCATCCGGTAATGCTCTGAACGGTTTGGCTCATAACGTGCCACAACTGACAGGTGGATCTGCTGACCTGGAAAGCTCCACAATGACTCACCTGAACAACCTGGAGAACTTCACACCTGAAGATTACTCCGGCCGCAACATCTACTTCGGTATCCGTGAATTCGGTATGGCTGGAGCAATGAACGGTATGGCACTGCACAGTGGTGTGAAAGTATTCGGAGGTACATTCTTCGTATTTACAGACTACCTGCGTCCAGCTGTTCGTCTCGCTGCCCTGATGGGTCTGCCTGTAACGTACGTCCTGACTCACGACAGTATCGCTGTTGGTGAAGACGGTCCTACTCACGAACCAATCGAGCAATTGGCATCCCTGCGCATCATTCCTAACCTGACAGTTATTCGTCCGGCTGACGGTAATGAAACTTCTGCAGCATGGGCTTATGCGCTTGAGAACAAGAGCAATCCGGTTGCACTCGTACTCACTCGTCAAAACCTGCCGATTCTGGAAGGTACCGTTGAAGGTTCCCGTGAAAACGTGAAACGTGGTGCATATGTTGTCTCTGATGCAAAAGACGGCAAAGCTGTTGCTCAAATCATCGCGACAGGTTCCGAAGTGCAGCTGGCTGTCAAAGCTCAAGCAGCACTTGCTGAACAAGGCATCCAAGTTCGCGTAATCAGCATGCCGAGCTGGGATCTGTTCGAGAAACAGGACAAAGCATACAAAGAATCCGTCCTGCTTCCGGATGTTAAAGCGCGTCTGGCGATTGAAATGGCTCACCCAATGGGTTGGGAAAAATATGTCGGCGATCAAGGCGACATTCTCGGAATCAACACATTCGGTGCATCTGCGCCTGGCGACCGTGTGATCCAAGAGTACGGCTTCACCGTGGAGAACGTGGTTAGTCGCGTAAAAGCATTGCTGTAA
- the purU gene encoding formyltetrahydrofolate deformylase produces MEIHAKQVRPDVKNRADRARMLISCPDGPGIVAAVSHFLHQHGANIVQSDQYTMDPAGGMFFMRIEFDLPQLSVNLPKLEADFEEVASRFKMDWSLSAVSRKKKLAIFVSKEDHCLVELLWQWQAGDLDADIALVVSNHLDMKDYVESFGIPYHHIPVTADTKKEAEQRQLDVIGNDIDVIILARYMQIISPMFIEHYRNRIINIHHSFLPAFVGGKPYAQAYNRGVKIIGATAHYVTEELDGGPIIEQDVQRVSHGDDVTELKRIGRTIERVVLARAVKWHVEDRVLVHENKTVVF; encoded by the coding sequence ATGGAGATTCACGCTAAACAAGTACGACCTGATGTTAAAAACCGCGCCGATCGGGCGCGGATGCTTATTTCCTGTCCGGATGGACCGGGAATTGTTGCCGCAGTATCCCATTTCTTGCACCAGCATGGTGCAAACATTGTACAGTCGGACCAATACACAATGGACCCGGCTGGCGGCATGTTTTTTATGCGGATTGAGTTCGATCTTCCACAATTATCGGTGAACCTGCCCAAGCTGGAAGCTGATTTTGAAGAAGTGGCAAGCCGTTTCAAAATGGATTGGAGCCTTTCTGCGGTTAGCCGCAAGAAGAAACTTGCCATCTTTGTATCCAAGGAGGATCACTGTCTGGTTGAGCTGTTGTGGCAATGGCAGGCTGGCGATCTGGATGCAGACATCGCGCTTGTCGTGAGCAATCATCTGGATATGAAGGATTATGTAGAATCATTTGGCATTCCTTATCACCATATTCCGGTTACAGCAGATACGAAGAAGGAAGCGGAACAACGTCAGTTGGACGTCATTGGCAATGATATCGATGTAATTATTCTTGCGCGTTACATGCAAATCATTTCCCCGATGTTCATTGAGCATTACCGCAATCGCATAATTAACATTCATCACTCATTTCTGCCTGCCTTTGTCGGCGGTAAACCGTATGCCCAAGCGTACAACCGAGGTGTCAAAATTATCGGTGCGACGGCTCACTATGTTACGGAAGAGCTGGATGGCGGACCGATCATTGAGCAGGACGTTCAGCGTGTAAGCCACGGGGATGATGTAACCGAGTTGAAACGCATTGGACGTACCATTGAGCGTGTAGTTCTTGCTCGTGCGGTCAAATGGCATGTTGAAGACCGTGTACTGGTTCATGAAAATAAAACCGTTGTATTTTAA
- a CDS encoding deoxyribonuclease IV, protein MLKIGSHVSFSDKGLLSATKEASSYGSSSFMIYTGAPQNTRRKPIESMFIEEGKLAMQESGMEDIVVHAPYIINLGSYKENTYELAVSFLQEEIRRTHAIGVKNIVLHPGAFTDKDAHYGIGRIAEGLNEVLDGVKETDVNIALETMAGKGTEMGRSFEEIAQIMEKVTHNERLTVCMDTCHIHDAGYDIVNDLDGVLEQFDRTVGLDRIAVMHINDSKNPVGAHKDRHTPIGSGWIGFEAINRVVHHEALQGRPFILETPWIGKEAKTQRPMYEAEIALLRGDVAGRFGPEFLTEVEQLHHFFKGKEIESRSYVLDIWTLLKNDAKAKKADPREPLERLYDLVAEAALFPHLNEEQLNQRLIAWLAGKEIFVTA, encoded by the coding sequence ATGCTTAAAATCGGCTCCCATGTGTCCTTTTCGGACAAGGGATTATTGAGTGCAACGAAGGAAGCGTCCTCGTACGGTTCCAGTTCGTTTATGATATATACGGGTGCACCGCAAAATACCCGCCGCAAGCCTATTGAGTCCATGTTTATTGAGGAAGGCAAGCTTGCGATGCAAGAGAGCGGAATGGAAGATATCGTTGTCCATGCGCCATACATTATTAACCTCGGATCATACAAAGAAAACACGTATGAACTGGCCGTAAGTTTCCTTCAGGAAGAGATCCGTCGTACACATGCGATTGGTGTCAAAAATATCGTGCTGCATCCCGGCGCATTTACGGACAAGGATGCTCACTACGGCATCGGACGTATTGCTGAAGGCTTGAATGAAGTGCTGGACGGAGTGAAAGAGACGGATGTGAATATCGCTCTGGAAACGATGGCCGGCAAAGGAACTGAAATGGGCCGCAGCTTCGAAGAAATTGCTCAGATCATGGAGAAGGTTACACACAATGAACGCCTTACTGTATGTATGGATACATGTCACATTCACGATGCGGGTTATGATATCGTGAACGACCTGGACGGTGTTCTTGAACAATTTGATCGTACGGTAGGGCTTGACCGCATTGCCGTAATGCATATTAATGATAGTAAGAACCCTGTGGGTGCGCACAAGGACCGTCATACACCGATTGGCTCCGGCTGGATTGGTTTTGAAGCCATTAACCGTGTCGTGCATCACGAGGCTCTTCAAGGGCGTCCGTTTATTTTGGAAACGCCTTGGATTGGTAAAGAAGCCAAAACTCAGCGTCCTATGTATGAAGCAGAGATTGCATTGCTACGCGGGGATGTTGCTGGTCGATTTGGTCCCGAATTTCTGACAGAAGTGGAACAACTGCATCATTTCTTCAAAGGAAAAGAGATCGAGTCCCGTTCATATGTTCTGGATATCTGGACATTGCTCAAGAATGATGCCAAAGCGAAAAAAGCCGATCCACGTGAGCCGTTGGAACGTCTGTATGACCTCGTGGCTGAAGCCGCATTGTTCCCGCACTTGAATGAAGAACAACTGAATCAACGTTTGATCGCCTGGCTTGCAGGCAAAGAAATTTTTGTCACGGCCTAG
- a CDS encoding DUF2621 domain-containing protein, whose product MIFDSYALTLTVSSPSNWFMNTIAFWTVLLLGSMCVGGFFMMRKFLKVLPKADGKSKLDWQNHWVETSRHLWTDEAKAFLDQLVEPVPGPFRDIAKHSIAAEIGKIAYENNAPEVSRDHCIKGYIIATPKRDNKFLVKFLEKNQIDYSPYKHLMNK is encoded by the coding sequence ATGATTTTCGACTCCTACGCTTTGACGTTGACCGTTAGTTCCCCCAGCAATTGGTTTATGAACACGATCGCATTTTGGACCGTTCTTTTGCTTGGAAGTATGTGTGTTGGCGGATTTTTTATGATGCGCAAGTTTTTGAAAGTGCTTCCGAAGGCAGACGGGAAATCCAAACTCGATTGGCAGAACCACTGGGTTGAAACCAGCCGTCATTTATGGACAGATGAAGCAAAAGCTTTTCTCGACCAGCTTGTAGAGCCCGTTCCAGGCCCATTTCGAGATATCGCCAAACATTCCATCGCAGCAGAAATCGGTAAAATTGCGTACGAAAATAATGCACCTGAAGTATCCAGAGATCATTGCATTAAAGGATACATTATAGCCACACCGAAGCGGGATAATAAGTTTCTGGTGAAATTTCTGGAGAAGAACCAAATTGACTATTCGCCTTATAAACATTTGATGAATAAATAG